The following proteins are encoded in a genomic region of Acidobacteriota bacterium:
- a CDS encoding metalloregulator ArsR/SmtB family transcription factor has product MLERPADLTRLASLFHALSDETRLRIVGRLLGGEQCVCNLTDALDAGQSRLSFHLKALKDAGLVSDRREGRWVHYSLNPDVLQEIKNFVGSVREGAARCC; this is encoded by the coding sequence ATGCTCGAGCGCCCCGCCGACCTGACGCGGCTCGCGTCGCTCTTCCATGCCCTGTCGGACGAGACTCGCCTCCGGATCGTGGGAAGGCTCCTGGGCGGCGAGCAGTGCGTCTGCAACCTCACGGACGCGCTCGACGCGGGCCAGTCCCGCCTCTCGTTCCACCTGAAGGCGCTGAAGGATGCCGGCCTCGTCTCCGACCGGCGGGAGGGGCGCTGGGTGCATTACTCGCTGAACCCGGACGTTCTTCAGGAGATCAAGAACTTCGTCGGATCCGTGCGGGAAGGCGCCGCGCGCTGCTGCTGA